One window from the genome of Pelobates fuscus isolate aPelFus1 chromosome 13, aPelFus1.pri, whole genome shotgun sequence encodes:
- the LOC134583074 gene encoding NACHT, LRR and PYD domains-containing protein 3-like — translation MEDEFRGRVVTNEELEQFCMQLAEYEMHHHCSLYKYFFNDLVYIVETLDSTRILSELNYRNIVDMEYYLSLKKQCGDSVFSAMLIQDIYDLGKEAVIGLWGSLFAIQNDYPHPNLLGVLEEISRLGPLLLEQINLDENGVALPKDLKDIQDLHRQTLLQKTEQLVEHQAPGSSQPQQSFQISDRYLDLIVVSSKQFRTRNQHEVIDTGGVHEHYLKAVHMKLERISPNKLFRWCHRSSCMPHSVLVSGVPGVGKTTLMQKFVFDWVRGELYQRFSFVFFFKFRMLNELKELSLVDLILKEYPYLQTKLETLLSDPANLLFIFDGLDESVQQMDFRSERLCTSPQIQESLSVLVVSLVKQSLLKGCYVLITSRPTKLALIETKYFQRVSEIMGFFPKERKLYFDKFFVDQKLSEMAFNYVRENGILYTFCYIPSYCWILCTVLSTCFKTQEKCFDMLPKTVTQLFVTFIANILTNHSRDTSQAQALLTSLGWMAEYGVMEHVLAFEARNLDTFGVNYSSQLLSSFMVESGQGPNVTVSFFHLTIQEFLAALVHYLDYSHEKLQESLDKARHFEDGRGEMFLRFLCGLSDSNTRAVLRQHLGDFSPKTSVDVINWLSNTFSMNVRQDRESDDKRKILNMFASLFESRNRALVSHCLGANKTFQFSEFHLAPLDCTVLAFILECCRDPELVDLDSCFIQTEGLERLYTILHNVMELRLANNDLKDTDVKFIYRILTNPACKIQNLSLKNNSFTDECCSTLAPALYDNQSLRTLDLSKNKLGGPELENLLTVLSNNACKIENLSLRATKLTHEHAPLLVSLSGNTNLTRLNLSFNYFADTGCEYIYELIRQSTSLREIRLDTNDFNEESIGRLKSLQNYHPNLNIIL, via the exons ATGGAGGACGAATTTCGTGGACGTGTGGTAACGAACG AGGAGCTGGAGCAATTTTGTATGCAGCTGGCTGAGTATGAGATGCACCATCATTGTAGCTTATATAAATACTTCTTCAATGACCTAGTCTACATTGTTGAGACATTGGACAGCACAAGAATCCTGAGCGAACTGAACTATCGAAACATTGTGGACATGGAG TACTACTTATCCTTAAAAAAACAGTGTGGAGACTCTGTATTTTCTGCAATGTTGATCCAAGATATTTATGATTTGGGAAAAGAAGCCGTGATAGGACTTTGGGGGAGCCTCTTCGCCATTCAGAATGATTACCCACATCCTAACTTGCTTGGAGTCCTGGAAGAAATCAGTCGATTAG GTCCTCTTCTACTGGAACAGATTAATTTGGATGAAAATGGAGTAGCACTTCCTAAAGACCTGAAAG ACATCCAGGACCTGCATAGGCAAACTCTCCTGCAGAAAACAGAGCAGCTGGTGGAGCATCAAGCTCCAGGATCATCTCAACCACAACAAAGTTTCCAAATTTCGGATCGTTATTTAGATTTGATTGTGGTGTCTAGCAAACAGTTCAGAACACGCAACCAACATGAAGTTATTGACACTGGAGGAGTGCATGAGCATTATTTGAAAGCAGTCCATATGAAGCTGGAGCGGATTTCCCCAAACAAGCTTTTCCGTTGGTGCCACCGATCATCATGTATGCCACATTCAGTGCTAGTTAGTGGAGTGCCTGGTGTGGGGAAAACTACCCTAATGCAGAAATTTGTTTTTGACTGGGTAAGGGGGGAGCTCTATCAGAGGTTTTCCTTTGTCTTCTTCTTTAAATTTCGGATGCTTAATGAACTAAAAGAGTTGAGCTTGGTGGATTTAATCCTGAAAGAATATCCATATCTACAGACCAAGCTTGAAACACTTTTGAGTGACCctgcaaatttactttttatcttTGATGGTCTTGATGAAAGTGTCCAACAAATGGATTTCAGATCCGAACGCCTGTGCACCAGTCCACAAATTCAGGAAAGTCTAAGCGTTCTTGTAGTAAGTTTAGTGAAACAGTCTCTTCTCAAGGGCTGCTATGTCTTAATAACAAGTCGACCAACAAAACTGGCTTTGATCGAGACCAAATACTTCCAACGAGTTTCTGAAATCATGGGCTTTTTCCCAAAAGAAAGAAAGTTGTATTTTGACAAATTTTTCGTTGATCAAAAATTGTCAGAAATGGCTTTTAATTATGTGAGAGAAAATGGGATTCTCTATACTTTCTGCTACATCCCATCATATTGCTGGATACTTTGCACAGTACTGTCAACCTGTTTCAAAACTCAAGAAAAATGTTTTGACATGTTACCAAAAACAGTAACACAACTCTTTGTGACTTTTATTGCAAATATATTAACTAATCACAGCAGGGATACCAGCCAGGCACAAGCGCTGTTGACGTCCCTTGGATGGATGGCCGAATACGGAGTGATGGAACATGTTCTAGCATTTGAAGCCCGTAATTTGGACACATTCGGTGTAAACTATTCCTCTCAACTGTTGTCAAGTTTTATGGTTGAGTCAGGTCAAGGTCCCAATGTGACTGTTTCCTTTTTCCATCTCACGATTCAGGAGTTTTTGGCTGCCTTAGTTCATTACCTTGACTATTCTCATGAGAAGTTGCAGGAATCTCTAGATAAAGCCAGGCATTTCGAAGATGGCCGTGGTGAAATGTTCCTTCGTTTTCTCTGTGGACTCTCTGATAGTAACACCCGTGCAGTCTTACGACAACACTTAGGAGATTTTTCCCCCAAGACGTCAGTGGATGTCATCAATTGGCTCAGTAACACTTTTAGTATGAATGTGAGACAAGATAGAGAAAGTGATGACAAAAGAAAGATCCTGAATATGTTTGCCAGTCTTTTTGAGTCCCGCAACCGGGCATTAGTGTCCCACTGTCTTGGAGCAAACAAAACATTCCAGTTCTCTGAATTTCACCTGGCGCCACTGGATTGCACTGTGCTGGCATTTATTCTAGAATGTTGCCGGGATCCAGAACTTGTTGACCTGGACTCTTGTTTTATTCAGACTGAGGGCTTGGAGAGACTTTATACCATCCTACATAATGTCATGGAGCTCAG ACTCGCCAACAATGACCTAAAGGATACAGACGTGAAGTTTATTTACCGGATATTAACTAATCCTGCTTGTAAAATCCAGAACCTGAG tttGAAAAATAATTCATTTACAGATGAGTGTTGTTCTACATTGGCCCCAGCCCTCTATGACAACCAGTCCCTGAGAACGCTAGATCTGTCCAAAAACAAACTTGGGGGTCCGGAGTTAGAAAATTTGTTGACTGTTCTTTCCAACAACGCTTGCAAGATAGAGAATTTGTC GTTGAGAGCCACAAAGCTGACCCATGAGCATGCTCCTCTACTGGTTTCGCTGAGTGGAAACACTAACCTCACACGTCTGAACCTCAGCTTCAACTACTTTGCAGATACTGGCtgtgaatatatatatgaattaattCGACAATCGACCAGTCTCAGGGAGATCAG ACTGGACACAAATGACTTTAACGAGGAATCAATAGGACGTCTGAAGAGTTTACAAAATTATCACCCGAATCTGAATATTATATTGTGA